One genomic segment of Catalinimonas alkaloidigena includes these proteins:
- a CDS encoding polyprenol monophosphomannose synthase, whose protein sequence is MSTCLVVIPTYNEKENINPLLEDILNQSVLFDVLIVDDNSPDGTAQLVKEKQQKYPGRIHLMEREKKSGLGPAYIAGFKYALHANYLYIFEMDADFSHNPNDLVRLYETCAHDGYDLAIGSRYVSGVNVVNWPMSRVLISFFASIYIQMVTSMPIRDATAGFKCYHRSVLQTIDLDRIRFIGYAFQIEMKFTAWMYDFKIKEVPIIFTNRTKGESKMSTRIFWEAFTGVIYIKIRSFFRKYNR, encoded by the coding sequence GTGAGCACTTGCCTAGTTGTTATTCCCACTTATAACGAGAAAGAAAATATCAACCCTCTACTGGAAGATATTCTCAATCAATCAGTTCTCTTCGATGTGCTAATCGTCGATGATAATTCTCCAGACGGTACAGCTCAATTGGTAAAAGAGAAACAGCAGAAATATCCGGGAAGAATACATCTGATGGAACGTGAGAAAAAAAGTGGCCTGGGTCCTGCATACATAGCAGGGTTTAAATATGCACTACATGCCAATTATCTTTACATCTTTGAGATGGATGCTGACTTTTCGCACAACCCAAACGATTTGGTGAGGCTTTACGAAACATGTGCCCATGACGGGTACGATCTGGCAATAGGTTCACGCTATGTAAGTGGTGTAAATGTAGTTAACTGGCCTATGAGTAGGGTGCTCATCTCTTTTTTTGCCAGTATTTATATACAAATGGTGACGAGCATGCCTATTCGTGATGCCACTGCTGGTTTCAAATGTTATCATCGTAGTGTGCTGCAAACCATAGACCTAGATAGAATACGCTTCATAGGCTATGCCTTCCAGATAGAAATGAAGTTTACTGCCTGGATGTATGATTTTAAGATCAAAGAAGTTCCTATCATTTTTACCAATCGCACCAAGGGAGAATCTAAGATGTCAACTCGTATTTTTTGGGAGGCATTTACCGGAGTTATATATATTAAAATCCGCAGCTTCTTCCGCAAGTACAATCGATAG